Within Deltaproteobacteria bacterium, the genomic segment ATCACGGAATTTTCGCAGTTGCCGTAGGCGCTATAAACATAGCCGTCCGCGCTCCAGTCATTCTCCCATCGGTCATCGTCCAAAAGATAGCGAAACTGGTATTCCTGGCCCACGGGCAAATCGAGAACAACTTTGAAGGAGCCGTCCTTGAGTTTTTT encodes:
- a CDS encoding glycoside hydrolase codes for the protein MSIEKKYMKSKKMCKVTFRLSKSETGGARTVFLVGEFNDWAIRATPMKKLKDGSFKVVLDLPVGQEYQFRYLLDDDRWENDWSADGYVYSAYGNCENSV